A region of Coccinella septempunctata chromosome 5, icCocSept1.1, whole genome shotgun sequence DNA encodes the following proteins:
- the LOC123313980 gene encoding uncharacterized protein LOC123313980, producing MERSDYTQKMLSIINSDEFSEIHRDPTPSIQTKSNGFISMLLTHKVITREKAKSMKVYNSTAPKIYGNPKIHKDGVPLRPIVSCIQSPTRHLSEFIVDILKSAYDKGNEYYIKDSFDFAQQMNNLAIPPNQVILSLDVVNLYGNIHNELVKRVINEKWNIIQQHTTMPKSLFMEILNFLLENSYFSFQNKFYKQIFGSAMGSKSSPILTQYVMDFLLDNTIPKLPWPIFLIKKYVDDLFIISPIEGVEDLLPIFNSFDKYTQFTMEKEDVDFSVPFLDTRVHRSNNIIKLDWFRKDTNSDRFVHYLSDHSIQMKINIITEMKNRILRLCHPEFIQKNIAKLLKIFIDNGYPVGMVKKLLYESVPVQRDDNIPLRNGDGDEVTKFGSILNIKNLTGKIKNCFKSENMKIATYNSKKVFSLFTKLKDPTPKQFNSNVIYRINCSDCQATYVGQTSQWLKNRISIHKSDIKKQNVRCALTKHSVDLKHQIDLDSVEIIDKTSSYNKRLIMEMIHIQREHNSINKKSDVQNLSNIYTFLLSIAKKKNQQN from the coding sequence ATGGAAAGATCAGATTACACACAAAAAATGTTAAGCATCATCAACTCAGACGAGTTCAGTGAAATCCACAGAGACCCAACACCTAGCATACAGACCAAAAGTAATGGTTTCATATCAATGCTACTTACACACAAAGTCATTACTAGAGAAAAGGCTAAATCCATGAAAGTCTATAATTCGACAGCACCAAAAATTTATGGTAACCCCAAAATTCATAAGGATGGTGTCCCTCTCAGACCCATAGTGTCCTGCATCCAATCACCAACCAGACATCTCTCTGAGTTCATAGTGGACATATTAAAAAGTGCTTACGATAAAGGTAACGAATACTACATAAAGGATAGTTTTGACTTTGCACAACAAATGAATAATTTAGCGATTCCACCAAATCAAGTCATTTTATCTCTGGATGTTGTAAATCTATACGGTAACATTCATAACGAACTAGTGAAAAGagttataaatgaaaaatggaacatAATTCAACAACACACTACCATGCCAAAAAGTCTATTCATGGAGATTTTGAATTTCCTTTTAGAAAATAGCtatttttctttccaaaatAAATTCTACAAACAAATTTTCGGAAGTGCTATGGGATCTAAATCAAGCCCAATATTGACTCAGTACGTAATGGACTTTTTGCTTGATAATACTATCCCTAAATTACCTTGGCCAATTTTCCTTATTAAAAAATATGTAGATGACTTATTCATCATTTCACCAATAGAGGGAGTAGAAGATTTGCTACCAATTTTCAACAGTTTTGACAAATATACTCAATTTACCATGGAAAAGGAAGATGTAGACTTTTCCGTGCCTTTTTTGGACACGAGAGTACATCGCTCAAATAATATTATAAAGCTAGATTGGTTTAGAAAGGACACCAATTCGGACAGATTTGTTCACTATTTATCAGATCACTCAATACAAATGAAAATCAACATCATAACAgagatgaaaaatagaattctAAGATTGTGCCACCCAGAATTTATACAGAAAAACATAGCAAAGCtccttaaaatttttattgataatgGTTACCCAGTGGGGATGGTGAAGAAACTCCTATATGAGTCAGTTCCAGTACAACGAGATGATAACATTCCCTTAAGAAATGGTGATGGTGATGAAGTGACCAAGTTTGGTAGTATACTGAATATCAAAAACTTAACAGGAAAAATCAAGAATTGCTTCAAGAGTGAAAATATGAAGATAGCCACCTATAATTCAAAGAAAGTCTTTTCACTCTTTACAAAATTGAAGGATCCAACCCCAAAGCAGTTTAATTCAAATGTGATCTACCGAATAAATTGCAGTGACTGCCAAGCGACATATGTGGGCCAAACCTCACAGTGGCTGAAGAATAGAATTAGCATACACAAAAGTGACATAAAAAAGCAAAATGTAAGATGTGCCCTGACCAAACATTCAGTTGATCTAAAACACCAGATAGATTTGGACAGTGTGGAGATTATTGATAAAACATCTAGCTATAATAAAAGATTGATCATGgaaatgatacacatacaaCGAGAACACAACAGCATAAACAAGAAGTCTGATGTACAAAATTTAAGTAATATATACACTTTCCTATTGTCAATTGCCAAGAAAAAGAACCAACAAAATTGA